CTTCTTAGAGCCTCCGATCCCCCATAATCCGCTGTAGAGAACCTCTTTCAAAGCCTCGAGTTCCCTCTCGTCGAATACCGGCCACTTCGGATATGGTCGATCTCTGACCGGTTTACCACCTCTGATGGCAAGCTTAGGCACTTAAATTCACCTAGAGTTTAAAGTATGTCGGTTTGATTATTTAACTATCCCTCTGAATAAGGCGTATGTTTTCACCAGCAAAGCTTAAATCCACCTCCAGTACAGTCCTATACTGGAGTTTAGTTGAACGATCTGTTTAGCCGGGCTTTAGGCTCGGCTGGGGGGTTCGCTTAAGATTGGGGTATATCTTAGAGAGGGTTAGACAATATATTGAGATTTCCAACGCTCTTGAGATCGTGAGGAGATACTTCGTGATAAACGCGTTCGATGGAGCGGTGACGATACTCGGAGCTGTCATGGGCGCCTACATAAGCGGGATAAACACTCCTAAGGCCCTTATAAACATGGGCTTCTCCGTCAGCATAGCCCTTGCAATGTCAGGCTTCACGGGAAGCCTCCTTATGGAGCTGGCTGAGAGGGGCGGTGAGGTTAAGGACTTGGAGAGGAGGCTCTTCCGTAAACTCGACAACTCGCTGATTACGGAGGCGCATAACTTCGCATCGCTGGTGGCGGCTTTAGTGGATGCATTATCTCCGGCTGTCGTGGCTTTAACGGCTACTACCCCGTTTATCCTAGCCTATATGGGTATCATGGTTATGGCCGACGCCTTTAAGGCATCCGTACTGATCACCCTTACATTCACAGCTCTACTGGGCTTTTATCTAGGTAGGATCTCGAAGACCAGGGTTTGGCTTTACACGGCGGCTATGGTAGGTGCGGGTCTGTTGACAGCCGCCTTAAGCCTCATGCTTGAGGGAGTGTTTCATTCATGACGGAGGAGTATGAAGAGGGTGAAGCGGTAATAACGCGTGTAGTGATAGATGTCATGAAGCCTAGGGAGCTTCCTTTGATAGACCTAGCCTCGGCGTTGTGCTTAGTAGATGGGGTCGACGAGGTTCACATAATAGTGAGCGAGGTCGACGTTAAGACCGAGACTATGAAGATAACGGTGGCGGGTAACAGTATAGACTGCGACGAGCTGTATAAGACGCTTGAAGACTATGGCTGCGCTCTAAGGAGTACAGACGAGGTAGTGGCTGTCAGAAAATAACCGTCTGGAGGCTTCTCGACCCAGTTGTAGGCCGCGTAAGGTATAGCTAAGACCCTGCCTTTAGTCTCCTCTATAGCCTCGTCCACGGCCTCTTGAACGTCTCTGAACGGTTTGAAGCCCAGCGTCTCGGCGGTTTTCCAAGATATGTTATCCGAGACTAGGCAGAGTTTCTTCCTACCCTCCACGAGGATGTGGTAAAGCCTATAGACGAACCCACCTGCCAGAGCCTCGACCCTGGAGTCGACGACCATCCTGAGGATGTCGGCTCTATCCAGCTTTTTCACCCTAACGGTTTCCATAAACTCCTCCAGCTCGCTCCACTGGGTTCCCAGAGGACATGCGGCTACGAGAACTATCACCCCACCGTCCTCGCAGACACGGTCGGCCGTGAAGACGGCTTTAAACGCCTGAACGAGGTCCAAATCCTCTGTCCCGCCGGGTGAGACCAAGACAACCTTAGCCTTCTCGGCTATGGAGGTCTTATACAGCTTCTCACAGAGCTTAACTCCCCTCCTGTGGGTTTCGACCGGTTTTCCTATGAAGACTCCTAGAATCCCGTCGTCGACTCCCATGACGAAGTCTACCACGGCGTCTAAGCCGGCTATCAAACCCGCTTCGTCTATGTCCATTCTAAGGATGTTTCCCTCGAGTCTTCCGACCCCGACGGATGGCGATATGAAAAGCATGTGATTCTTATTTATACTGCTCCAAAATGCTATGCCTGGAAGGGCTATCTTGCATCCTCCGGTGAACCCAGCGACCTCGGATGGAAATATCGAGCCTATGCCTATCATAGCATCTGCTTCTGCCGCTTCTCGATTTATCCATACGGGCGTTCCATACCTCGTAACGCCTTTGAAGATGTGGTCTTCAAATCTATAGGCGTCATGCATGATAAGCCGAGTATCGTTTAAAACGTCTCTACCTAGTTTTCTCTCTAAAAGCCATCTAGGAGGGGTGTCGTGAGTCCCCTTCGCGTACAGAATCCTCACGTCGACTTCGTCACCGGCCATATCTAGAAGAACGGGTAGTATATCTTTGACGGGTGTAGGTCTTGTATGGTCGTCTACGAGTATCGACAGTCTTCCCCTACGTTTCTTGACCTCTCCTATGAGCCTCCTAAGGTAGGGGTTCTCTCTCACAAGCCTCTTGACGGTCTCAGGGTTCAGAGTCTTGGCTCTTCCAGGCTTGACCACTCCGGCTATCTTCTCGTCGGGTATCTCGACACAGACCTGACGTCTCGCGAGGTCATAGGGGAGCCTAAGCTCCATAGGAGACACCCCCTTAAACTGAGTAGGCGGATATTCTTGCGAAGGAAGCGTATGGCTATGGTCTGAACAAGCCTTGTAGTAGCAGTCTTAACGATAGGAGGTCTCGGATATAAATTTTCCATCGATAGACCGTAAGGATTAATAGCCAGCCTCTGCTCCAGAAATCTGAGGAATTCATGATCCTAGAGGTTAGAGACCTACACGTCGAGGTTTCAGGTAAGAGGGTTCTAAACGGGGTCAGCCTCTCCGTAGGGTATGGGGAGACCATATTTCTACTCGGCCCTAACGGCTCGGGTAAAACCTCCTTGATCCAGGCGATACTCGGTAACCCCTCTTATAGAATCGTATCCGGCCGGATATTTTTCCGGGGCACCGATATAACGGGTCTTGAACCGGAGGATAGGGTTAAGCTCGGCATAGCGGCCTCTTTCCAGATGCCTCCTAAGATACGGGGTCTTAAAGCCGGCTATCTCGTAGAGGAGGTGGCGAGTAGGTTCGGGGTTTCCGACGAATACGTGGAAAAGCTCGTATCGCTTCTTAGGCTGGAGAAATTCATGGATAGAGAGCTCTATGTGGGCTTCAGCGGCGGTGAGGTTAAAAGGTTCGAGCTTCTCCTAACGCTGTTACAGAATCCTAGACTCGTCTTGTTAGATGAGCCAGACTCGGGGGTGGATGTGGAAAACCTAGCCATAATGGGTGAAGCGTTAAACCGGTTCTTACAGGGTGATGGGCAGCTTGTGAGCACGAGGAGAGCTGTTTTGATAATCACCCATGTAGGCGCCATAGCTAAGTATCTGAAACCCTCCAGGGCATACGTCATGATGAACGGTGAGATATTCTGCTATGGAAAAGGTGAGGACGTGGTTAGCCAAATCCTAGAAAGCGGCTTCGAGAAGTGTAAAGCATGCTTCGAGAAGGCGAGGAGAAGAGTTTGGTTCTGACAGATGAGCTCAAACGTAGGGCTGAGAAAGCCTTAGATAAGCCTCCTAGATACGGGTTAGACCTAGAGATCTCCAAGTTCACCCCCGACTATACGGGTTTAGAGGCTGAAAGCCTAAGAGACCTCTCTGAACGGCTGATAAATATCGTAAAGTCCATAGGCCTCGATACGGGTGAAAAAAGCGTTCTGGGAAGTTATCTGCAGGTCGACCAGAGGGTAGCGTACAGCCGAAGCCATGAGGAGGGTGTGAAGGTTTTAAGCCTCAAAGAGGCTTTGAAGAGCTTAGACTGGTTAAGGGGTCTCTACTGGAAAGCCGTTCCTGTCGACTTGGACAAGTTCACAGCCGTGGCGGCTCTCTACGAGGAGGGGGGATACGTCGTAGTGGCTGAGAAAGGCGTGAAAACTGAGATGCCGGTTCAGACTTGTTTGCTTATGAAGAGTCCGCGGAGTCTTCAGACGACCCACAACATAGTGGTCGCAGAGGAGGGGTCGACGCTCCACGTTATAACCGGATGCACACAGGCTCCCGAGAGCTTCGGGTTACACACAGGTATCTCTGAGTTCTACGTGGGAAAGAACGCCACGGTAACCTTCACGATGATACATAGCTGGAGCCGGGGCTCTCACATAAGACCTAGAACCGGCGTGATCGTCGAAGAGGGAGGGCGCTTCATAAGCAACTACGTCGTACTCAAACCCGCGAATACGATACAAGCGTATCCAGTCGTAAGGCTCATCGGGAAGGAGTCGAGCGCGCTCACGACGTCTATACTCCTAGCCTCGGGATCCTCGAAAATGGATATCGGTTCCTGTATACGCTTGGAGGCTCCCCAGACGAGCGGCGAAGCCGTGTCTAAAGTCGTCGGAGGAGACTCCTCTGAGACCGTGGTTAGGAGTAGAATAGTCGGCTTTATGGACGGCGTCAGGGGGCATACTGAGTGTAACGGCATCCTAGTGTCCGAGAAAGCCGTAATATCTGCTATACCTGAGCTCGTGGCTAAGGCGAAGGACGTGGAACTCACCCACGAGGCGGCTATAGGACGTATATCCGAGGAAGAGGTCTTCTACCTCCAGGCTAGGGGCTTCACGGAAGAGGAGGCCGTATCTATGATAGTCCGAGGATTCCTCGAGTCCGGTATCGTAGGTCTCCCTAAGGCCGTAGAGGAGTACCTTAAAAAGGCGATAAGGGAGACTATAACGGCTCTCTAGCCCTTTTAGCCATTTGAACCTTCACGTATTTAGCTAGGAATCCCTTAAGCCTCCTCTCAGGTCTCCTCCACCTAGCCTTTCTATCCTCTAAGACCTCACGGTCAACATTTAGGTTTAGAATCCTCCTTGGGATGTCTATCTCTATCTCATCCCCGTCTTCGACCAGCGCTATCGGTCCCCCCTCATAGGCCTCAGGAGAGACATGGCCTATACAGGGTCCTCGGGTCGCCCCCGAGAACCTACCGTCTGTAACAAGCGCTATGTTTTCCGATAAACCCATACCGTATATCAGAGCCGTAGGTATCAGCATCTCCTGCATGCCAGGTCCACCCATAGGCCCCTCATACCTTATAACCACGACCTCCCCCTCCTCGATCGCATGTTCCTCTATCGCCTTCAAAGCATCCTCATGGCTATCGAAGACCCTAGCAGGCCCCTTAAACACCTTAACCCTATCTGAGACCGCAGCCGCCTTGACGACCGCGCCCTCAGGGGCTAATGTACCCTTCAGTATGGCTATACCCCCCTCCTTCCTTAAGGGCTTACTTAGGGGTCTTATCACACGCCTATCCAGAACCTGAGCCCCGGCTATGTTCTCTCTCAGGGTCCTACCGGTAACGGTTAACGCGTCTAGGTGTAGTAGCTCTCTAAGCTCGTTCATCAGGGCGGGGACGCCTCCCGCTCTATGGAAGTCCTCCATGTCCATATCCCCCCCGACACCTATCAGGTTTGCCAGATGCGGAACCTTACGGCTTATCTTGTCGAAGAGGTCTAGGGGGATCTCTATGCCAAGCTCCTCCGCTATGGCTGGTAGGTGGAGTATCGTGTTCGTAGAGCCCCCGAGGGCCATGTCCACCACGATGGCGTTCTCGAAAGCCTCAGCCGTCAAAATCTTAGAAGGAGTCAACCCCTTCTCGACGAGCCTAACCGCTTGTTCACCGGCTTCCCTAGCCTTAGAGAGCTTGCTGGAGTAATACGCCGGGATCGTCGCCGTGTAGGGTAGAGACATACCTAACGCCTCTGAGAGGCAGGCCATAGTGTTAGCCGTGAAGAGGCCGTTACAAGCTCCACAGGTCGGGCATGCTATATCCTCGAGTCTTCTAAGCTCCTCCTCGGTCATCTGGCCGGCCAACACCTTCCCCACGGCCTCCACGACCGTAAGTATCCCCGTCTTTTCACCCCTCCACCTGCCGGAGCCCATCGGGCCACCGGTTACGACTATACAGGGTATATCGAGCCTAGCAGCGGCCATGAGCATCCCAGGTGTTATCTTATCGCAGTTCGTCAGCAGTACTAATCCGTCTAGCCTATGCGCCTCAGCCATGACCTCCACGCTATCGGCTATCAGCTCCCTAGAGGGTAGGGAGTATTTCATACCTCTATGACCCATCGCTATACCGTCGCATACGGCTACAGTGTTAAACTCGAACGGGACTCCCCCACCCCTCCAGACACCTTCTTTAACGGCTTCGGCTAAGCGTCTTAGGTGCATGTGTCCGGGGACGATGTCGGTGTAGCTACTGGCCACGCCTATGAACGGCTTGTCTAAGTCCTTCCTCCCTATGCCTAGGGAGAAGAGTAGCCCCCTATGATGCGCTCTATCTAAACCCATTTTTACTTCTTCACTTCTGAACCCGGTCAAGGTTAAACACCCTAAACGATACGTTGAAAATACTCGAAAATCCTTAGTTAAGTCTTGCTCTGAACTTAGCCTTTCTAAGGTAAAGCTTATATGTGTGTAGCCGGTTTAAAATAGGCTTGCGCTTTATCTCATCCAGGGGGATGTGAAGTGGGGTGGTATTTTATCATCGGATTGCGAGTTCCCGTCTAGAATACTCGTTCTAGATACCACTTTAAGAGACGGTGAACAGACGCCTGGAGTATCATTGACACCTGAGAAGAAGCTTAGGATCGCGTTAAAACTCGACGAACTCGGGGTCGACTTCATAGAAGCCGGTTTCGCAGCCGCGTCTAAGGGAGAGTTTGAGGCCTTAAAGCTCATATCCGAACAGGGGCTTAGAGCCGGCGTCTACAGCTTCAGCAGATGCGTTAAATCCGACATAGACTCAGCCGCGGACGCCGGAGTAGACGGCGTGGCCCTGACCATACCTACGTCAGACCTACACCTGAAGTATAAGCTTAAGAAGGACAGGGGCTTCGTCTTGGAGAGGACCGAGGAGTGTGTGGAATATGCGAAGACTAGAGGCTTGACAGTCGAGTTTCTAGCCGAGGACGGAAGCCGGAGCGACCTAGATTTCCTCGAAAAAGTCTTTAAGAAGGCCGTCGAATGCGGAGCCGATAGGGTCTGTCTATGCGACACGGTGGGTGTCTTAACGGCTGAAAAGACCGCAGAGATGGTTCGGAGGCTCTCGGATAGCGTAACGGTTCCCCTCGCCGTCCACTGCCACAACGACTTCGGGTTAGCTGTATCGAACTCGATAACCGCTCTTAAGAACGGTGCACAGGAGGTTCACGTGACCGTTAACGGTCTCGGGGAGAGGGCTGGTAACGCGGCTCTGGAGGAGCTTGTGGTAGCCTTAACCGTGCTATACGGCTGTAAGCTTAACGTCAAGACTAAGCTTCTCTACGAGACCTCTAGGCTCGTGGCCAGGCTTACGGGGATATTCCTCCCGCCGAATAAGGCCATAGTGGGCGATAACGCCTTCACCCATGAGTCGGGTATACATACCCATGGTGTTCTCTCACATCCGGCGACCTATGAGCCTATATCACCCGAGCTTGTAGGAGCGTCTCGGAGGATAGCTGTAGGTAAACACGCGGGCTCCCATGGCGTGGAGGCAGTCCTCAGAAGTATGGGGCTTGAAGTCAGTAAGGAGCAGCTTACAGAGATCTTAAGGCGTGTAAAAGCCTTGGGCGACCGCGGTAAGCAGGTCACGGAGGCGGACCTTCAGGCGATAGCCGAAGCCGTTTTAGGGCTTCCAAGGGTTAGACCTATAATGCTTGAGGAGCTTACGGTCGTGACGGGCAATAGAGTCACCCCTATGGCCTCTGTAAGGCTTAGCCTAAACGGTAGGTCGATCACGGAGGCTGCTACCGGGGTCGGACCGGTGGACGCGGCTATAAACGCGATCAGAAAGGCTGTCTCGGCCGTAGAGCCTGTGCAGCTTGAAGAATACCACGTTAAAGCGATCACCGGTGGGACGGATGCGGTTGTCGAGGTTATGGTTAGGCTCAGGAGAGGAGATAGGGTGGTCACAGCCATGGGTGCTAGGGGGGATATAGTCATGGCGAGCGTCGAAGCAGTTTTAAGTGGTATGAACGCCTTACTGGTGGATTATGAGAAGCTTATGGAGGGTGGTAGGGTTGAAGATGAGCGGTAGTCAGGCTATTGTAGAGGCTCTGAAAGGGGAAGGTGTTAAAACGATATTCGGAATACCTGGCGGGGCCATAATGCCCGTCTACGACGTCTTATACGACGAGAAGGAGATAAGACATATACTTATGCGTCACGAGCAGTGCGCCGCGCATGCGGCCGACGCATACGCCAGGGTTACAGGTGGCCCCGGCGTATGTATGGCTACCTCAGGGCCAGGTGCTACGAACCTTGTCACGGGTATAGCTACGGCTTACATGGATTCAAGCCCGGTCATCGCTATAACCGGGCAGGTCCCGACGAGTCTGATCGGTAGAGACGCTTTCCAAGAGACCGACATAATCGGCATAACTACTCCCATAACCAAATACAACTACCAGGTTAGAAGCGTTCGAGATATTCCCAAGATAATCAAAGAGGCCTTCTATATCGCTACGGCCGGTAGACCTGGACCGGTTTTGATAGACCTACCTAAAGACATGCAGACGGGGGTAGACGACGTAGACTTCGACGTCGACGTCGAAATAAGGGGGTATAAGCCTAACTTAGACCCTCACCCGCTTCAGGTTAAGAGGGCCGTAGATATACTCGTCGAGGCTGAACGTCCGATAATCTTAGCCGGCGGAGGGATCCACTGGTCTAACGCCTACGGAGAGCTTCTTAGGTTGGCTGAGCTTCTGATGGCTCCTGTGGTCACTACGTTCATGGGTAAAGGCGTTATACCTGAGAACCATCCACTGTGTCTTGGATGCATCGGTATGCACGGTAGGGTCGAGGCTAACAAGTCGATAATGATGGCCGACGTCGTCCTAGCGGTCGGTGTTAGGTTCTCGGATAGGAGCACGGGTAAAGTAGATGAGTTCTGCACCGAGGCTAAGATAATTCACATCGACATAGACCCGTCTGAGATAAGGAAGAACGTCGCTGTGCATCTGCCGATAGTCGCGGACGCTAAGAAGGCTTTAAAGGCCATCATAGACGAGCTCACCCGTAGGGGTTTGAAACGGGAGAAGTCTGAGTGGCTTAAGAGGGTTGAGACGCTTAAGAAAGAGTACGCCGACACTGAACCCGGGGGAGAGCTTACGGGAGCGAACGCCGTTAAGGTTTTGCGTAAGGTTCTTCCTGAGAACGCTATAGTGGCTACGGAGGTCGGTCAAAACCAGATGTGGGCATCTCTATACTTTAAGGTTCTAAAGCCTAAGACGTTCATATCTTCAGGCGGTCTGGGAACCATGGGCTTCGGGTTCCCTGCATCTCTAGGCGCTAAAGCCGCTAGACCGGACGTGCCTGTCGTCGATATAGCGGGCGACGGAAGCTTCCTGATGACCGAGCAGGACTTAGCTACCAGCGTGACAGAAGACCTTCCGGTCATAGTCATGGTGTTGAACAACTCAAGCCTAGGTATGGTTGCTCAGTGGCAGAGACTATTCTTCGGTAGACGGTATTCCCACACGGACCTGAAGGGTATACCAGACTTCGCCAGGCTCGCAGAGGCCTTTGGAGCTAGAGGGGTTAGGGTACACTCTTTAAACGAGCTCGAGCAGGTCCTTAAAGAAGCAGTCAAGGCTGATGTGACGGTCGTCATAGACGTCCCGATACCGAGGGAGGAGAACGTCCTACCGTTCGTACCTCCTGGTAAAAGCTTGAGAGAGATGATAATCTAGGAGGTGGCTCTTTTGGCAGAGCATATTCTGGCGGCTCTTGTCGAGCATAGGCCTGGGGTTTTATACAGGGTCTCAAACATGTTCAGGAGGAGGAACTTTAACATAGAGAGCATCACGGTCGGTGTGAGCGAGATCAAGGACTTAGCTAGGATGACTATAACGGTTAAGGGGAACGAGCTGACGGTCGAGCAGGTCATAAAGCAGCTTCAGAAGCTCGTGGACGTAATCAAGGTGAGCAGGCTTGACCCGGATAGAAGCGTCGTCAGGGAGCTGGCGCTGATCAAGGTTCACACTTCCGACTCGAAGGCTAAGGGCGACGTGGTGAACTATGCAAACATATTCAGAGGCAGGATCGTAGACGTGTCCAGGGACTCTATGATAGTCGAGATCACAGGCTCGCCTGATAAGATCGATGCATTCGTCGAGCTCATGAGGTCCTACGGTATCAAGGAGCTTGCCCGGACAGGGGTCGTGGCTATGTCCAGAGGGCTTAAATCGCTTAAGGTCGAAGAGTAGTCGGAGGTGCATCCCCGTTGGTTAAGGTGTTCTACGATAAAGACGTATCCCTCGACCCGTTGAAGGATAGGGTTATCGCCGTCATAGGCTATGGGAACCAGGGTAGAAACCAGGCTTTGAACTTCCGAGACTCCGGGGTGAAGGTCATCATAGGCGCTAGAGAAGGCGGTAGGTCCTGGAGACTTGCGTCGGAAGAGGGGTTCGAGGTGTATACGATAAGCGAGGCGGCTAAACGCGGCGATATAATCCACATACTTATACCGGATCCGGTTCAGCCTGAGGTGTACGCGAAGCACATAGCCGCCCACCTCTCGGAGGGTAAGGCTCTCGGGTTTAGCCACGGCTTCAACATACACTTCAAGCAGATCGTTCCGCCGTCAGACGTGGACGTGATCATGGTAGCCCCCAAGGGGCCCGGCTTCCTGGTACGTCGTATGTACCTCGACGGCTTCGGTGTTCCAGCTCTGATAGCGGTTCATCAAGACTACACCGGTAAGGCTAAGGACACGGTCTTAGCTATGGCTAAGGCCTTGGGTTGCACTAGGGCCGGGGTCATAGAGACGACTTTCAAGGACGAGACGGAGAGCGACCTTATAGGTGAGCAGTGCGTCCTCGTAGGAGGCTTGATCGAGCTTATCAAGAAGGGGTTCGAGGTGCTTGTCGAGTTGGGTTACCCACCTGAATTAGCCTACTTTGAAGCTTGCAACGAGGCTAAGCTCATAATGGACCTTATATACGAGAGGGGGTTAACGGGCATGCTCTACGCGGTTTCAGATACGGCTAAACATGGGGGGCTCACTAGAGGCCCCAGGGTGATCGACGACAGGGTTAAGGAGAACATGCGTAAGGTCGCGGAGGAGGTCAGGAGCGGTAAATACGCTGAGGAGTGGATCAAGGAGGATGCCTCAGGTAGGCCGACCCTTAAGAAGCTCTTAGCCGAGATAGAGAAGCATCCGCTCGAGATAGTCGGGAAGAAGATACGTAAAATGGCTGGGATAGAGAAGTAGTTTTCCGGAAATACTTCCCAATTTTCTATCATAACTTGTTTAAGTCGAGCTTCCTCTAAATATTATGGAGTGTTGGAGAAGCCTGCTTTAAAAGTCGAAAAATGTCTCGGAGAAGAAGCTCTCAAAGCAGTTTCTAAGCTTGGTCTTCTAGATAGGGGTTTCAAGGTTAAACAGCTAGACGGCTATATAGCCATACCTCTCGTCAGAAACCCCACCGAGGAGGAGTTCAACGCCTTAAGACACTTGAACCCTGTCGTCTACGTGGAGGAGTTCGAGCCTAGGCTTAGGCCGAGGAGCGTAAGAGAGGCTCTAGAGGATATGGTTCCAGAGGATGTTCTAAGTTCGATACCCGCCTCCCTAGACCTCGTAGGCGACGTAGCCATAATCCAGTATCGCAGGGGGCTCGAGCCGTATCTCAAAGCGGTCGGTGAAGCCGTTATGAAGGTTTACCCACGGGTTAAGAGTGTTCTAGTCAAGACAAGTCCGATATCAGGAGAGTTCAGGGTCGGAGGTTATATGGTAGTGGCTGGTTCAGGAGATACCGAGACCGTCCATAAGGAGCATGGCTGCCTCTACGCCGTCGACCCCGTTAAGGTCTACTTCAGCCCCAGGCTCAGCTATGAACGTTTCAGGGTCGCCTCTATGGTTAAGCCGGGTGAAAGGGTGCTCGATATGTTCACCGGCGTGGGCTGCTATGCCATATTGATCGCTAAGAAGGTGACCGACTGCGTGGTCTACGCCGTGGATATCAACCCCGTGGCCGTGAAATACCTCAAGCGTAACATCGCTATGAATAAGGTTCAGGGAAGGGTTATACCGGTTCAAGGCGACGTGGTGAAGGTGGTGGAGGAAGGGCTTAAAGGAGTTTTCGACAGGGTTATAATGGATAACCCGTCTAAAGCCAAGTTTTTCCTTAAAACAGCCTGCCAGGCCCTGAAGCCGTCAGGTGGCGTTATCCACTATTATGGGTTCTATCCTGAGCCTAACCCCGAGGACCAAGCTTTGAAGGATTTCCGTCGAGGCGTCTTGAAAGCCGGTAGACTTGTAGAATCTGCCGAGACCAGAATAGTTAGGGAGGTCTCACCTAGGAGATACC
Above is a genomic segment from Candidatus Bathyarchaeota archaeon containing:
- a CDS encoding class I SAM-dependent methyltransferase family protein: MEKPALKVEKCLGEEALKAVSKLGLLDRGFKVKQLDGYIAIPLVRNPTEEEFNALRHLNPVVYVEEFEPRLRPRSVREALEDMVPEDVLSSIPASLDLVGDVAIIQYRRGLEPYLKAVGEAVMKVYPRVKSVLVKTSPISGEFRVGGYMVVAGSGDTETVHKEHGCLYAVDPVKVYFSPRLSYERFRVASMVKPGERVLDMFTGVGCYAILIAKKVTDCVVYAVDINPVAVKYLKRNIAMNKVQGRVIPVQGDVVKVVEEGLKGVFDRVIMDNPSKAKFFLKTACQALKPSGGVIHYYGFYPEPNPEDQALKDFRRGVLKAGRLVESAETRIVREVSPRRYHVAVDGKVC
- the ilvC gene encoding ketol-acid reductoisomerase translates to MVKVFYDKDVSLDPLKDRVIAVIGYGNQGRNQALNFRDSGVKVIIGAREGGRSWRLASEEGFEVYTISEAAKRGDIIHILIPDPVQPEVYAKHIAAHLSEGKALGFSHGFNIHFKQIVPPSDVDVIMVAPKGPGFLVRRMYLDGFGVPALIAVHQDYTGKAKDTVLAMAKALGCTRAGVIETTFKDETESDLIGEQCVLVGGLIELIKKGFEVLVELGYPPELAYFEACNEAKLIMDLIYERGLTGMLYAVSDTAKHGGLTRGPRVIDDRVKENMRKVAEEVRSGKYAEEWIKEDASGRPTLKKLLAEIEKHPLEIVGKKIRKMAGIEK